The following coding sequences lie in one Cloacibacillus sp. genomic window:
- the cas7i gene encoding type I-B CRISPR-associated protein Cas7/Cst2/DevR, with product MENKCLTITYLTRASYASLNGSDKEADNISSIKKIRMNDGREYPYKSSQAIRRDIREQLAVMGWELSEAAVAKQAKGTSSTMGEPEKYIDDDLFGFMIADKNTTKRTGPVRVSPLISLEPYRGDLDFATNYMGVKAGGNPNIFETEVHSGVYRGTILVELDRVGIADAVNYKLELKAEEKKRRVEALIDAIQNLWGIGRQSRFLADISPKFICAALMKVKNPIYMECLQFKDNRIDEELIKATEADFKNQISRSVIGERKGFFEKDTPSARPLGEAFDEIRKWVAETYKG from the coding sequence ATGGAAAATAAATGTCTGACGATAACATATTTGACCCGCGCTTCGTATGCTTCGCTTAACGGTTCCGATAAAGAGGCTGATAATATCTCCAGTATTAAAAAGATAAGGATGAATGATGGGCGGGAATATCCCTATAAATCGTCGCAGGCGATCAGACGCGATATCAGAGAACAGCTGGCGGTGATGGGATGGGAGCTTTCCGAGGCTGCGGTCGCCAAGCAGGCGAAGGGCACCTCTTCCACGATGGGCGAACCGGAAAAGTACATAGACGACGATCTCTTTGGTTTTATGATAGCCGATAAGAACACGACGAAGAGAACCGGTCCCGTACGCGTTTCCCCTCTGATTTCACTTGAGCCGTACCGCGGCGATTTGGATTTCGCCACAAATTACATGGGGGTAAAGGCCGGAGGTAATCCTAACATCTTCGAAACGGAGGTCCACTCCGGAGTTTACAGAGGAACGATACTTGTTGAACTGGACAGAGTAGGTATCGCCGACGCTGTTAATTACAAACTAGAACTGAAGGCGGAGGAGAAGAAAAGACGTGTTGAAGCCCTTATCGACGCAATTCAAAATCTGTGGGGCATCGGACGCCAGAGCCGCTTTCTCGCCGACATATCGCCCAAATTTATCTGTGCGGCGCTGATGAAGGTGAAGAATCCCATCTATATGGAATGCCTGCAGTTTAAAGACAATCGCATAGATGAAGAGCTGATCAAAGCTACCGAGGCTGACTTCAAGAATCAAATCAGCAGGTCTGTTATTGGAGAAAGAAAGGGCTTTTTTGAAAAGGATACGCCGAGTGCGAGGCCGTTGGGCGAGGCGTTCGATGAAATTAGAAAGTGGGTCGCCGAGACCTATAAGGGCTAG
- a CDS encoding CRISPR-associated protein Cas5 codes for MYGFSVLLAAQTASFREPSAHLYQKTYPLPPISTIAGIAGAACGLEFSQAWQYLKENNIYLGVTGSCRGTGIDLWRYNKIAVPKSKEENEGAKKLNLVKILRNDILNREFLYDTKFSLYYAAQNRDFVCRLAEAFKDPGYAISLGNSDDIAMVRSISEVCDVTATATVSLKNTAVAGDISKDVGFDWDCLQKTSVSQTLRAPVISKLIVDFEFKDMERKPINYQPFTFLFGEHILRSPQPAYSFCGNVVPLYCIGDGQP; via the coding sequence ATGTATGGCTTTTCTGTACTTCTTGCGGCGCAGACGGCTTCATTTCGAGAGCCGTCGGCGCATCTATACCAGAAAACTTATCCTCTGCCGCCGATTTCGACTATCGCCGGTATAGCCGGCGCCGCCTGTGGGCTGGAGTTTTCGCAGGCGTGGCAGTATCTCAAGGAAAATAATATTTATCTCGGCGTCACCGGCAGCTGCCGTGGTACCGGCATTGATCTGTGGCGTTATAATAAAATAGCCGTACCCAAAAGTAAGGAAGAAAATGAGGGCGCCAAAAAACTAAATCTGGTGAAAATACTAAGAAATGACATTCTCAATAGAGAGTTTCTTTATGATACTAAGTTTTCTCTCTATTATGCTGCACAAAACCGTGATTTTGTGTGCCGTCTAGCCGAGGCTTTTAAAGATCCGGGATATGCAATCTCTCTCGGGAACAGCGATGATATTGCGATGGTACGGTCCATATCCGAGGTATGTGATGTCACTGCCACGGCGACAGTATCTTTGAAAAATACGGCTGTGGCGGGAGATATTTCGAAAGATGTCGGGTTTGACTGGGATTGTTTGCAAAAAACCAGTGTGTCGCAAACTTTAAGGGCGCCGGTGATCAGTAAATTGATAGTTGATTTTGAGTTTAAAGACATGGAACGTAAACCTATCAATTATCAGCCTTTTACGTTTTTGTTTGGGGAGCATATTTTACGCAGCCCGCAGCCGGCCTATTCTTTCTGCGGAAATGTAGTTCCTCTTTACTGTATTGGTGACGGGCAGCCGTGA
- the cas3 gene encoding CRISPR-associated helicase Cas3': MTHYYAKPLPGEEGSYEYHIRSCLEIANSFFELNAGAIKSFCVDNDVPYDAMRRICFVALFLHDVGKLGAFFQNRMEHLVSKVNGRELVYFRHELISALILWGCRECAGCRCFDDVFPYEVFAVLGHHKGLDKSWKNFARETRKKQADKISREALYFALAVESPYKDAIKRCLDKVHFDESLFAYREDTNENWVEYFFRRLDKHFKRTSLDRLKDKDRLTRVCTFVRGVLCYCDWQASSSGSERLSFSHGYDSEIMESKINAAMFAENGKPFIKRNFQCRCGRQKGNVLAIAPTGSDKTEAALLWATCVASNKIILLMPTKVTSNSLYERMIKYFAEADCGITHSGAAMYLSMSKDDSYGASDEEHGDVFKLLNKYRTFMAPVTVATVDQLLSANFRVGHWYLKEIATLGASVIFDEIHSYDPYMLGLITKSIERIMRMQGRVMVMSATMPRALREHFQGLLGVDEPITADELMGRSNCTWEYTDNSIEWYMDEIKEALAAGRKVAVVVNSIGRAQELYRMWEKELADTEFADKIMCYHSAFIMRDRIAKEEKLIGTGKRDEYGRPKEISLIIATQMIEVSLDISFDYMYSELAPLDSLIQRAGRCNRKGNIEGARFIVFPISDVAQKYVYKDAAAIIGKTDEILRKRQGKLSENEIGAMLEEAYQDYRFIDHKDYKTASDNIGVIWDERAPIFDTVDYNEECVTRLISYVKVPIIPQKFYGEVTELCRSGEKKDKLKVALYEVPVGMKTLKLFNNKKCVMSPDLAYLDIYEIPYDDKIGVPSNNDDPLLC; this comes from the coding sequence ATGACGCATTATTACGCGAAGCCATTGCCAGGCGAAGAGGGAAGTTACGAATATCATATAAGAAGCTGTTTGGAGATCGCCAATTCGTTTTTTGAGTTAAATGCGGGAGCAATTAAATCGTTTTGCGTCGATAATGACGTTCCCTATGATGCCATGAGACGGATCTGTTTCGTGGCACTTTTTTTACATGACGTCGGCAAGCTGGGAGCTTTTTTCCAGAACAGGATGGAACATCTTGTCAGTAAGGTTAATGGTAGAGAACTTGTTTATTTCAGGCATGAATTGATTTCGGCACTGATTTTATGGGGATGTCGTGAATGTGCTGGCTGCAGGTGTTTCGACGATGTTTTCCCGTATGAAGTTTTTGCTGTTTTGGGACACCATAAGGGCCTTGATAAGAGCTGGAAAAATTTTGCGAGGGAGACAAGGAAAAAGCAGGCGGATAAAATTTCGCGCGAGGCGCTGTATTTCGCCCTTGCCGTTGAATCTCCCTATAAAGATGCAATTAAAAGATGTTTGGATAAAGTACATTTTGACGAAAGTCTGTTCGCTTACAGGGAAGATACGAATGAAAATTGGGTAGAATATTTTTTTCGCCGTCTTGACAAACATTTTAAGAGAACGTCGTTAGATAGATTAAAAGATAAAGACAGGCTGACGAGAGTTTGTACGTTCGTCAGAGGAGTGCTTTGTTATTGTGATTGGCAGGCATCTTCATCGGGAAGCGAAAGATTGAGTTTTTCTCACGGCTACGACAGCGAAATAATGGAATCAAAGATAAACGCCGCCATGTTTGCAGAAAATGGGAAACCGTTTATTAAAAGGAATTTTCAGTGCCGGTGTGGTCGGCAAAAGGGAAATGTGCTGGCTATCGCACCGACTGGAAGCGACAAGACGGAGGCGGCCTTGTTATGGGCGACGTGCGTAGCGTCGAATAAAATTATCTTATTGATGCCGACGAAGGTTACCTCCAATAGTCTGTATGAGCGGATGATAAAATACTTTGCCGAGGCAGACTGCGGCATCACCCATTCAGGCGCGGCGATGTATCTTTCCATGTCTAAAGACGATTCTTATGGGGCTTCTGACGAAGAGCACGGAGATGTATTTAAGCTCTTGAATAAATATCGCACTTTTATGGCACCGGTCACAGTCGCTACGGTTGATCAACTGCTTTCGGCCAATTTCAGAGTGGGACACTGGTATCTGAAAGAAATTGCGACGCTGGGAGCCTCCGTTATCTTTGATGAAATACACTCTTACGATCCATATATGCTTGGCCTGATAACTAAAAGTATCGAACGTATCATGCGTATGCAAGGGCGTGTAATGGTGATGAGTGCCACGATGCCAAGGGCACTGAGGGAACACTTTCAGGGTTTGTTGGGCGTAGATGAACCGATAACAGCCGATGAATTGATGGGACGCAGTAATTGTACCTGGGAATATACCGACAATAGCATCGAATGGTACATGGATGAGATAAAAGAGGCGCTGGCGGCGGGGCGGAAGGTCGCTGTCGTGGTGAATTCCATTGGCAGGGCGCAGGAACTATATAGGATGTGGGAAAAGGAACTTGCCGATACGGAGTTTGCGGATAAGATCATGTGTTATCACAGCGCCTTTATTATGCGGGACCGCATTGCGAAGGAAGAGAAGCTGATAGGTACCGGCAAACGCGATGAATATGGCAGGCCGAAAGAGATATCTCTCATCATCGCAACGCAGATGATAGAGGTATCGCTCGATATCAGTTTTGACTATATGTACAGCGAACTAGCGCCGCTGGACAGCCTTATCCAGCGGGCGGGAAGATGCAACAGGAAGGGAAATATCGAGGGAGCTAGGTTTATTGTATTTCCAATAAGCGACGTAGCCCAAAAATATGTATATAAAGACGCGGCCGCCATTATTGGCAAGACTGATGAGATACTGAGGAAACGGCAAGGTAAACTGAGTGAGAATGAGATCGGAGCAATGCTCGAAGAGGCCTACCAAGACTACCGCTTTATCGACCATAAGGATTACAAGACGGCGAGTGATAATATAGGGGTGATTTGGGATGAGAGGGCGCCAATATTTGATACGGTTGATTACAATGAAGAGTGCGTGACTCGTCTCATAAGTTATGTCAAGGTACCGATAATTCCACAAAAGTTTTATGGTGAAGTTACAGAACTCTGTCGTAGCGGTGAAAAGAAGGATAAACTGAAGGTCGCGCTTTATGAGGTGCCTGTTGGAATGAAAACCTTGAAGCTATTTAACAATAAAAAATGTGTAATGTCTCCGGATTTGGCGTATTTGGATATATATGAGATTCCATACGACGATAAAATAGGCGTTCCAAGCAACAATGATGATCCTCTATTATGTTGA
- the cas4 gene encoding CRISPR-associated protein Cas4, translated as MLSEKAKITGMILQAYGICHRQVWFLTHSIFADQENELLSLGRIIDENSYAREKHQIKFGGNKFDFMQNKDGVLIVSEIKKSSRAEKASILQLAHYLYELEKEGIASAGVLLYPTEKKRTEVILTEELKSTLDKSYAVIEMLSFSEKPPKLSPCKYCKKCAYGDYCWS; from the coding sequence ATGCTGTCAGAAAAGGCCAAGATAACGGGGATGATTTTACAGGCATATGGAATATGCCACAGGCAAGTGTGGTTTTTAACGCATAGTATATTTGCTGATCAAGAGAATGAACTTTTATCATTAGGACGTATTATTGACGAAAATAGTTACGCCCGGGAAAAACATCAAATTAAATTCGGCGGGAATAAATTTGATTTTATGCAAAATAAGGATGGCGTTCTCATTGTCTCCGAGATAAAAAAGAGCAGCCGTGCGGAGAAAGCCTCGATACTACAACTTGCGCATTATCTCTACGAACTTGAAAAGGAGGGAATCGCGTCTGCCGGCGTATTATTATATCCAACCGAAAAGAAGAGGACGGAAGTTATTTTAACTGAGGAATTAAAGAGTACTCTTGATAAGTCATATGCTGTTATAGAGATGCTTTCCTTCTCGGAGAAACCACCAAAGCTGTCTCCGTGTAAATACTGCAAAAAATGTGCCTACGGTGATTATTGTTGGAGCTAA
- the cas1b gene encoding type I-B CRISPR-associated endonuclease Cas1b, translating to MGKTLYLLSNGELKRKDNTLFIARENENPKFLPVETLDEINIFGEVDFNKSLLEFISQKEVILHFYNHYGYYVGSFYPREHLNSGAVILAQAAYYMNAAKRIEIASSFVTGAIDNMKRVMEYYQRRAMVEIEDIVDALDTYSERAHQCEDVSELMGIEGNSREKYYEFFDRAVKDDAFKMVNRTRRPPSNRMNALISFLNTMCYTLALSQIYRTHLDLRIGFLHETNFRRFSLNLDVAEIFKPILVDRLIFSLINKREIQEKHFEKQSGGGIYLSDSGREIVLRAWEGRLNETIEHPTLGRKVSYRGLVRMEIYKLQKYIMENIKYVPYASRW from the coding sequence GTGGGAAAGACACTTTACCTCTTGAGCAACGGAGAATTGAAAAGAAAAGACAATACGCTGTTTATCGCCAGAGAGAACGAAAATCCTAAGTTCCTTCCGGTGGAGACGTTGGATGAGATAAATATATTCGGCGAGGTGGATTTTAATAAAAGCCTTTTGGAATTTATATCTCAAAAAGAGGTCATTTTACATTTTTATAACCACTATGGGTATTATGTCGGAAGTTTCTATCCTAGAGAGCACCTGAATTCCGGAGCCGTAATCCTTGCGCAGGCGGCATATTATATGAACGCCGCGAAAAGAATAGAGATAGCCTCGTCGTTTGTTACCGGGGCCATCGATAATATGAAGAGGGTGATGGAATATTATCAACGCAGGGCGATGGTGGAGATAGAAGATATCGTTGACGCTTTGGATACATACAGCGAGCGGGCGCATCAGTGCGAGGATGTGTCTGAACTGATGGGCATAGAGGGCAACTCTCGAGAAAAGTATTATGAATTTTTCGATCGGGCTGTAAAGGATGATGCGTTTAAGATGGTGAACAGGACTCGGCGCCCTCCGTCAAACCGCATGAATGCCTTGATAAGTTTTTTAAATACGATGTGCTATACGTTGGCGCTGTCCCAAATTTACCGTACTCATCTGGATCTGCGGATTGGATTTCTGCATGAGACAAATTTTCGCCGATTTAGTTTAAATCTTGACGTCGCGGAAATATTTAAGCCGATTCTGGTGGACAGGCTGATATTTTCGCTTATCAATAAGCGCGAGATCCAGGAAAAGCATTTTGAGAAGCAGAGCGGTGGGGGAATTTATTTAAGCGACAGCGGCAGAGAAATTGTTTTACGCGCGTGGGAAGGCAGGCTTAACGAAACGATAGAACATCCGACGCTTGGAAGAAAGGTCAGCTACCGCGGCCTGGTGCGTATGGAAATATATAAACTGCAAAAATATATCATGGAAAATATAAAATATGTACCATATGCGAGCAGGTGGTAA
- the cas2 gene encoding CRISPR-associated endonuclease Cas2, with protein MFVIMFYDVCEKRVNKVLKTARKYLTWIQNSVLEGDLTPATLEALKADVKNIIDHEYDSVLFYVWRTERYMTRDTIGIKRGSVDSFI; from the coding sequence ATGTTTGTTATTATGTTTTATGATGTCTGTGAAAAAAGGGTGAATAAAGTTTTGAAGACAGCAAGAAAGTATCTGACGTGGATTCAAAACTCCGTGCTGGAAGGCGATCTGACTCCGGCAACACTAGAAGCGCTGAAGGCCGACGTAAAGAATATAATTGACCATGAATATGACAGCGTGCTGTTCTATGTTTGGAGAACGGAACGATACATGACACGTGACACTATTGGCATAAAACGTGGCAGCGTAGATTCTTTTATTTAA
- the cas6 gene encoding CRISPR-associated endoribonuclease Cas6 — protein MHISLYINSHESKILKLPCSNLHFFQSLVYKLLPPGRAAFLHDQGYVIDNRPLKLFAMSWPISEKVPKLEDGLIKFDLPIRIVISTPITSTMDGIASGALMNEHMHIGSNVVFCDKVEVNYYNFVSDQIIIKTLSPISCYSQMLRPDGRKYTVYFSPFEKEFSNSIYNNLTRKYRAIYGTAEIPKGTVEIFPIGTPKERVAKFKVNDSFPIKGWSGRFKISGPKELLQVALDCGLGAKNSLGFGCIAPDGK, from the coding sequence ATGCATATATCGCTGTACATTAATTCTCATGAATCGAAAATACTAAAATTACCATGCTCCAATTTACATTTTTTTCAATCGTTAGTATATAAGCTGCTTCCTCCTGGTAGAGCAGCATTTCTCCATGATCAAGGTTATGTTATTGACAACCGCCCGTTAAAATTATTTGCGATGAGTTGGCCTATATCAGAAAAAGTTCCGAAATTGGAAGATGGGCTAATTAAATTTGACTTGCCAATTCGCATAGTGATATCTACTCCGATAACTTCAACTATGGATGGCATTGCGAGCGGTGCGTTAATGAATGAACATATGCACATCGGATCAAATGTGGTGTTCTGTGATAAAGTTGAGGTCAATTATTATAATTTCGTCTCTGATCAGATAATAATCAAAACGCTTTCTCCTATCAGTTGTTACTCACAGATGCTGCGTCCGGATGGACGTAAGTATACGGTTTACTTCTCTCCATTCGAAAAAGAGTTTTCAAATTCTATATATAACAACCTTACCAGAAAATATAGGGCAATATATGGTACAGCTGAAATTCCGAAGGGTACTGTTGAAATATTTCCAATAGGTACACCTAAGGAACGTGTTGCCAAATTTAAAGTGAATGATTCTTTTCCAATAAAGGGTTGGAGCGGCAGGTTTAAAATTAGTGGTCCAAAAGAGTTGCTTCAGGTAGCTTTAGACTGTGGTTTGGGAGCAAAGAATAGCTTAGGTTTCGGTTGTATTGCGCCGGATGGTAAATAG
- a CDS encoding type II toxin-antitoxin system Phd/YefM family antitoxin encodes MLNTNATTLRKNLFGILEQTIKYNEPVNVSTKDGNAVILSEDDYNSMMEMLYLASIPGMHEKIIDGLNTPIGECVPEDKVVW; translated from the coding sequence ATGTTAAATACTAATGCAACTACATTGCGTAAAAACCTTTTTGGTATATTGGAACAGACAATCAAGTATAACGAACCCGTGAACGTCAGCACCAAGGACGGCAATGCGGTTATTCTGAGCGAAGATGATTATAATAGTATGATGGAAATGTTGTACTTGGCTTCTATCCCAGGAATGCATGAAAAAATAATAGACGGCCTAAATACGCCGATCGGGGAATGCGTTCCGGAGGATAAGGTTGTCTGGTGA
- a CDS encoding 1-propanol dehydrogenase PduQ, with protein MEKFSSITTIYMGKDALADAVGGARRVFIVSDPFMVSSGKISYVTDYLEGTGAEYEIFSDVQADPDIETVAAGTARIVEFKPDHVVVLGGGSPIDAAKAIVFFAHQQGAVPPCPFTAIPTTSGTGSEVSSFAVITDHKKNVKYPMVDDSLLPTSAVLNAELVMSVPPKVTADAGFDVLTHAIEAFVSTDRTDFTDAMAEKAIKLIYRYLLTVYQEPDNYEARQRVHNASCMAGIAFSNAGLGLNHAMAHTLGAKFHIAHGRANAILLPYVMSFNAGCATQLTETAKRYAKIAYLCDISTASVRQSALNVIRTIRSWTKKMDIPPTIKAAGVSAEDFRAELPEMVEDALADACLTSAPRRCTKEDIRQVFENAYIGKLP; from the coding sequence ATGGAAAAGTTTTCTTCGATTACGACTATATATATGGGAAAAGATGCGTTGGCGGACGCGGTGGGTGGTGCGCGGCGGGTCTTTATCGTCTCCGACCCGTTTATGGTTTCGAGCGGCAAGATATCTTACGTCACCGATTATCTGGAGGGGACGGGCGCGGAGTATGAGATATTCTCCGATGTGCAGGCGGACCCAGATATCGAGACCGTCGCCGCGGGTACGGCGCGCATCGTTGAGTTCAAGCCGGACCATGTGGTCGTGCTTGGCGGCGGCTCGCCGATCGACGCGGCGAAGGCGATAGTCTTTTTCGCGCATCAGCAGGGGGCTGTCCCGCCCTGTCCCTTCACGGCGATCCCGACGACGAGCGGCACCGGGTCGGAGGTGAGCAGCTTCGCCGTCATCACGGACCATAAGAAGAATGTCAAATACCCGATGGTCGACGACAGCCTGCTGCCGACCTCGGCGGTGCTTAACGCGGAGCTGGTGATGAGCGTGCCGCCGAAGGTGACGGCCGACGCGGGGTTCGACGTGCTGACGCACGCGATAGAGGCCTTTGTCTCGACGGACCGCACGGATTTTACGGACGCGATGGCGGAGAAGGCGATCAAACTCATATATCGTTATCTGCTCACCGTCTATCAGGAGCCGGATAATTACGAAGCGCGTCAGCGCGTTCACAACGCCTCCTGTATGGCGGGCATCGCCTTTTCCAACGCGGGGCTGGGGCTCAACCACGCGATGGCGCATACGCTCGGCGCGAAGTTCCATATCGCCCACGGTCGCGCAAACGCGATCCTGCTGCCCTATGTGATGAGTTTCAACGCCGGCTGCGCGACGCAGCTGACGGAGACGGCCAAGCGTTACGCGAAGATTGCCTATCTCTGTGATATTTCGACGGCAAGCGTCAGGCAGAGCGCGCTGAACGTGATCCGCACGATACGCTCCTGGACCAAAAAGATGGATATTCCGCCGACGATCAAGGCGGCCGGCGTCAGCGCGGAGGATTTTCGGGCGGAACTGCCGGAGATGGTGGAGGACGCCCTCGCGGACGCCTGCCTCACGTCCGCGCCGCGCCGCTGTACGAAAGAGGATATTCGCCAGGTCTTTGAAAACGCCTATATCGGCAAGCTGCCATAA
- a CDS encoding BMC domain-containing protein, whose protein sequence is MSEFENKQRIIQEFVPGKQVTLAHVIAHPVEELYGKLGLFETGGAIGIFTIMPSEGAMIAADVASKAANVTIGYVDRFNGSLLITGDVSAVEAAMRDVMSVLCDLMNFTPARITRT, encoded by the coding sequence ATGAGCGAATTTGAGAATAAACAGCGAATAATACAAGAATTTGTGCCGGGTAAGCAGGTCACTCTCGCGCATGTGATCGCCCACCCGGTGGAGGAGCTTTACGGCAAGCTTGGGCTCTTTGAGACGGGAGGGGCGATCGGCATCTTTACGATCATGCCGAGCGAGGGCGCGATGATCGCCGCGGACGTCGCTTCGAAGGCGGCCAATGTCACGATCGGTTATGTGGACCGCTTCAACGGTTCTCTGCTTATCACGGGGGATGTGTCGGCGGTGGAGGCGGCGATGCGCGACGTCATGTCGGTGCTCTGCGACTTGATGAACTTTACCCCCGCGCGCATCACGCGCACCTGA
- a CDS encoding EutP/PduV family microcompartment system protein produces MAAADKRRRVIFIGASMAGKTTLTQAMMREELRYRKTQTLDIVGGFIIDTPGEYLERGGMRGALSVAAAEARLIVFLQSASAAQSFFPPSFASMFGKPVAGVVTKADIASPEEIAEAKRRLTRAGVGRIFVTSAYTGEGIQEFVDFIDSLEK; encoded by the coding sequence ATGGCAGCCGCGGACAAGAGGCGGCGCGTCATCTTCATCGGGGCCTCGATGGCGGGTAAGACGACGCTGACGCAGGCGATGATGCGCGAAGAGCTGCGCTACCGCAAGACGCAGACTCTGGATATTGTCGGTGGCTTCATCATCGACACGCCGGGGGAGTATCTTGAGCGGGGCGGGATGCGCGGGGCGCTTTCAGTGGCGGCCGCGGAGGCGCGGCTCATCGTCTTTCTTCAGAGCGCCTCCGCCGCGCAGAGTTTTTTTCCGCCTTCCTTCGCCTCGATGTTCGGCAAGCCGGTCGCCGGGGTGGTGACGAAGGCGGACATCGCCTCGCCGGAGGAGATCGCGGAGGCAAAGAGACGGCTTACACGCGCGGGGGTGGGGCGGATATTTGTTACCAGCGCCTACACGGGCGAGGGGATTCAGGAGTTTGTGGATTTTATTGATTCGTTAGAGAAATGA
- a CDS encoding ethanolamine ammonia-lyase reactivating factor EutA: MGGETITSVGIDVGTSTTQLIFSKIRIENRASSYTAPRIAIVGKEVFYRSPIYFTPLLSPTEIDAEVVKRIVTEEYKRAEMTPSQINTGAIIITGETARKKNANQLLSALSALSGDFVVATAGPDLESVLSARGAGTDKISEDNRAVVANLDVGGGTSNIAFYERGSLRGVTCLDIGGRLVKVENGFITYVYPKIERVAADNGLAVKAGARADTEQLRGLCRLMAGYLAEAVGLLPQSETCRYLYTNDGKGLPSGLPALTGVTFSGGVADFVYSPSQGDLFRFGDIGVILGDEIRRHPSFSGVELYTPLETIRATVVGAGTCATEISGSTIAYTPGILPIKNVPILRVPEADEATPEGVERSIKFQMPLFMPEGRQEQIAVSLSGGPYKSFAAVQRLAEAVISGARGVIDGPFPLIVVVEADIGKALGHALNVKLEHKKLVICIDGIHSDSGDYIDLGEPVFGGHVLPVVIKTLIFNS, from the coding sequence ATGGGCGGAGAGACGATCACAAGCGTCGGCATAGACGTCGGCACGTCGACGACGCAGCTGATTTTCAGCAAGATAAGGATAGAGAACCGCGCCAGCTCCTATACGGCTCCGCGTATCGCCATCGTTGGCAAAGAGGTCTTTTATCGGAGCCCCATATATTTCACGCCGCTGCTTTCGCCGACGGAAATCGACGCGGAGGTGGTGAAGCGGATCGTCACCGAGGAGTATAAGAGGGCGGAGATGACGCCGTCCCAGATAAACACGGGGGCGATCATCATTACGGGCGAGACGGCGCGCAAAAAGAACGCCAACCAGCTGCTTTCTGCGCTTTCGGCTTTAAGCGGGGACTTCGTGGTGGCGACGGCGGGGCCGGATCTGGAGTCGGTGCTTTCGGCGCGCGGCGCCGGTACGGACAAGATATCCGAGGATAACCGCGCGGTCGTCGCGAATCTCGATGTCGGCGGCGGTACGAGCAACATCGCCTTTTATGAAAGGGGAAGCCTACGCGGCGTCACTTGCCTCGATATCGGCGGCCGTCTCGTGAAGGTGGAGAATGGCTTTATCACCTATGTCTACCCCAAGATAGAAAGGGTCGCCGCCGACAACGGCCTTGCGGTGAAGGCCGGCGCGAGAGCCGATACGGAGCAGCTGCGTGGCCTCTGCCGCCTGATGGCTGGGTATCTCGCGGAGGCGGTCGGCCTTCTGCCGCAGTCGGAGACGTGCCGTTATCTATATACGAACGACGGCAAAGGGCTCCCATCCGGACTTCCGGCGCTTACGGGGGTGACCTTTTCGGGAGGCGTGGCGGATTTTGTCTACAGCCCCTCTCAGGGAGACCTCTTCCGTTTCGGCGACATCGGCGTGATTCTCGGGGACGAGATAAGGAGGCATCCCTCCTTTTCAGGGGTGGAGCTTTACACGCCGCTGGAGACGATCCGCGCGACGGTCGTCGGCGCGGGGACCTGCGCCACGGAGATCAGCGGCAGCACCATCGCCTACACTCCGGGAATACTGCCGATAAAGAACGTCCCGATTCTGCGCGTGCCGGAGGCGGACGAGGCGACGCCGGAGGGGGTGGAGCGTTCGATAAAGTTCCAGATGCCGCTCTTTATGCCGGAGGGACGCCAGGAGCAGATCGCGGTCTCACTCTCCGGCGGGCCATATAAGTCTTTTGCGGCGGTACAGCGGCTGGCCGAGGCGGTGATCTCGGGGGCGCGCGGCGTGATAGATGGCCCCTTCCCGCTGATCGTCGTCGTGGAGGCGGATATCGGCAAGGCTCTTGGGCATGCGCTCAATGTGAAGCTGGAGCATAAAAAGCTGGTGATCTGTATCGACGGCATACATTCAGACAGTGGAGATTATATAGATTTGGGCGAACCGGTATTTGGCGGACATGTGCTGCCGGTCGTCATCAAGACATTGATTTTCAATTCCTGA